From the genome of Nicotiana tabacum cultivar K326 chromosome 17, ASM71507v2, whole genome shotgun sequence:
TATCAAACATGAAGGAAGTCCAAAGTCTTACGTGGAGATTGGCAGCTTTGAGCAGATTCATTTTCCGGTCGTCAAAAAAGTGTCATCATTTCTTCGCACtgctcaaaaataaaaaaaagtttcgAATGAACCCTGGAGTGCCAGCAAGCTTTGATGGATTTAAAGAAGTATTTGTCAAGCCCTCCAttgctttcaaaatcaaaagaaggGGGAAACGTTGCTAGTTTACCTCGCGGTCTCGAAAGTTAcggtaagtgcagttttagtccaagagaatgaaggtacgcaatctcttAGTGACAGAAAATTACCATCAGAAACCATTAATCTATTAAAGACCACTCTCTCTAATTAATTTGATATGACACTTTTCTTTTTCAGTCAATTTAAAAAAGTATGAccgtatttttatatttaaaactcttcaatttcaaaatttttattttaatgatATGATATATTTAAGATCACAAATTATAAATATACTTTTGGTGTgtttaaaaaaaatctttgttTTTAAAATCTCATGCCTAATTAAACACCACTGTATGAATAAAATAGAGGAGTAACATTTTGTTATTTGCGCATTCATGATTTCTAATATTGAACCATTTCATTTACACTctttatctcaaattatttgtttTGTATCACTGTAAGAGCCAAGTTGACCAGTGTAAGAATAAGATTACTCATAGAGTTTCGTTGTCTAAAAATAATACTTAAGTTCTGAGAAATTTAGAGAAATACGACATATAAGTTTGAATTTCTCAGCAgcaatataaatttaaaaaaaaaattattagcaACCTTTAATAAATGTTTTTTACAAAATATTCTTCAGTACTCAAACAAACGCCAACAAACTtaagaaaaagtaaaataattatatGCCTCTCGCCCATTATTTGTAAGACATATTATTTGTTAACGTAAAATTTGTTAATATCCaaataatcaggtgtcatgcgcAAACTAGTAAAGCAAACCTTAAACaacgataaatcagacaacaaaagagaaatatatcaaaagagacacaaacatttagcGTGGTTCGTTCAATTGACCTACATCTACGGGTGGAGATGAGCAATTCACTATATAAAATAGAGCAcaaaaatatcgagagaacaacttCACAAaaaggcaaacacaagtgacataCTAACACTTGTTTCGAAAAATTCTTCTCttaaacaagactctcaaaccTCGTATGATTACATTGTGGAAGCTgatgaatgaaaaaaaataatccTCAATTTATAAAAGTCCAAACTTTTTCCTCCAAAAAAATGGATTAGTCAAATATGAGAGATTTATAATCTCCTTCtagaagagaaaaaaatcaattccttcaaagaattgaaaaatcaacTATGATAAAAAAATCAAGACAAACACCTAACTATATTACCAGTTTTAAGTCAACAAACattaggaaaaaaaaaagtaaaataacgcttttaaaagaaaatttctgcGATGCGTTGTCCACTTGACGTGGTCTCTTCAATAAAGAATACTCTTCTTTCTGAATTCGTCAAGGAAAGTAGCCCATAAGTTATATACTGAAATTTGAAACTAGGAAAGTACGAGCCGGTGGTGGGTAAATTATTAGGTAATGCATTTGAAGTCAAAATTGGAGTTGGTCGTTTGTCTGTATTGTCCCATATATGACTTGTGAGCAAGAACGAAACTCACCAACTTtttttacccaaaaaaaaaaaaaaaacactcaaCAACTTTCAATCATTTTCAGCCAACCAACCCCTCCACTCTTTATCATGCATGTCTCGCTTGTTTTTCTACTCCTATAAATTAAGCCATTTTCATTTCTCCAAAAGCAGGTTGCTAACTTAGACTTATCTACTTTCAAAGATAGTTACTAATATATCCACTTCAACACCAACGAAAGAACAAGCAGCAATGGCAACCAATGGAGAAAATGGAAGACATCAAGAAGTTGGACACAAGAGTCTTTTGCAAAGTGATGCCCTTTACCAGGTAACCAAATTACATGCAAATGAAACAACATATATACCCCTTTTTATCCATATTGTCATACAAGAAATTAATTCCCTTTTGTGCAAAACTTTTATGGAAAagttgattttttgtttttttacttcAACAGTACATTCTTGAAACAAGCGTGTATCCAAGAGAGCCTGAACCCATGAAAGAGCTAAGAGAGATTACTGCAAAACACCCCTGGTAACTTTCTCCTGGTTTACTTTTAACTTTAGTTCATGCAAATTGAATACTCAATTGTGGTAACTTTCTAGCTGGATTTAAGTATTAATATCATTCAATTAAATAATAACAGGAACATCATGACCACCTCTGCTGATGAAGGGCAATTTTTGAGCATGCTTCTTAAACTCATCAATGCCAAAAACACAATGGAGATTGGTGTTTTTACTGGTTACTCTCTTCTTGCTACTGCCATGGCTCTTCCTGATGATGGCAAGGTAATTAATTTTTACCAACTACTTCTCGTAGATGATAATCCAACATATAAACTTATACTAATTTGTATAAATTGCTTCAGATTTTAGCCATGGATATCAACCGGGACAACTACGAGATTGGTCTTCCAGTAATTGAAAAGGCTGGACTAGCTCACAAAATTGAATTCAAAGAAGGCCCTGCACTTCCCGTTCTTGATCAAATGATTGAAGACGTAAGTACCAAAATACCAAATGAATAAATTGGAAACTTGTCTATAATAGTTAAAATTAATGTTTGTTTATCATTTTCTGTAACAGGGCAAATACCATGGATCATATGACTTCATATTTGTGGACGCTGACAAAGACAATTACTTGAACTATCACAAGAGATTAATCGACTTGGTCAAAGTTGGGGGACTAATTGGATATGACAACACCCTATGGAATGGATCAGTGGTTGCACCACCAGATGCACCCCTTAGGAAATATGTTAGGTATTATAGGGATTTCGTATTGGAACTCAACAAGGCTTTGGCTGCTGATTCAAGAATTGAAATCTGTCAGCTTCCCGTTGGCGATGGCATCACCCTTTGCCGACGCATTAGTTAAATAAACAGAACTATTGTCCATTGCATTGGAagatttattatttttggaattCCCCTGTTTCGAATCATTCGttattttaccttttatttttaattctctcTTTTCTTGTAAAGGTTGCATTGTCGATGTTACCGGCTCTACTTAATTTTTCAACGATGTATTTTTATGGAGTAAATGACAAAAAAGTCCAAGTTCAAATATCAAAGGTCCAAAATGTCATCTGGTCAATGGGGCTAGTTGCGAATCTGTTACGTCATACAGATGACCAACTGGCAACTGGTGCAAAATAGAGTTTCGGAAAAAGAAAAGGTTTGAATAagtagtgggcgtttggacacaAGAATTGTGGgggaaaaagtaattttttttcaagttaaaatggtatttgaaaaaaTTAGAGTTTTGTTTGGACAAGAATACAAATTGaaattgtttttgaatttttgtgagtgttttgaagtgaaaattgtgaaaaaataattttttgaagtttttcaaattttaaaaaaattcagaattcaacttcaaatgaaatttgaaattttcatgaCCATTccgaaaagaaaaaaattcaaaaaaaattgaaaattttctatggccaaacgggccccAAAAAGTCGTCATTCAGCGGCTAAGATTGGAAAAGAATAATATAAAAGGTGGCAAGACTTTTGATAGGCGACTACGACCTATTCATATGAATTATGAAAAAAGGAGAAATAAAATGAACTATTAACTAGTTAAATGCATCTCTACCCAAACTATACAGAATACCTCATACTGATACTGATGAATTGATGCAGACTGTAGCGCGATTATTGGGTGATTGAAACCTCCATAAACTAAAACATATATGGATCAATATGTAAGGCTTTAGTAATATCAATAAACTGTCCTTTTaaccccaaaaaagaaaaaggatcaATATTACTGTCTAAATGGGACTATTCTATTGTTCTATTTTTGGGCTAATGACCTAAAATGAAATCAACCTAATTCACAATTTTGATATTAGCCAGGCTGGCGAGGAATAGGACTGGTATTGAGCTTCGCTTGGTTGGAAATTGGAACTAAGACTTGAGATTTTGGGCTTCTGAGTTAACCTTATCATGTTTCTAACCTCAAGTTTTCTATACAACAAAATCCGTTTGACTAATTTGGACGAGTTTATGTTGCTTCATTCCAATTACATCTGACAGACTCGCTCGTATTGAAAAAAAGATACACCATACATACAAGAAAATTATATGGCATCGAAATAGTTATTTTCAGTAGATCTTCTCAAGTAAGCAGTATCTTTCCTTATgttccttttcattttttcaaataGAGAACTGATGAACTACCTTTTTATGAGGAGAAAGAAATATAAATAACATATATAATTCTTACCCCTAACCATTTAGTTAATAGCCAAATACATAAGCGGCTCCGTAAAATACATGTGTCATCCATTTATTAGTGCCCTTTCCATGTTAGGGTGTTTGTAACTCACACAATTCATTTTCAAGAGAGATTGAGTTGGAGTGTCTAATAAAAATAATCTTTAATTTATGTGTCAATAATAAAATTCATGATAATTTTATGGGGCGCTTATGTATTTGACCTTAATTAGTGGTCGGTAgattaagatatatatatattttcttcggtccacaataagtgattaaTTTGTCTTGGACGCACTCATTAAGGaaatataaaattttagacaaaaataaTTAGCGTGACTAAACTACCTTTAATTAAATGTTGCAACATAGTTAATGTAAGAAATAAAAGATTTTTTAGGGATacgtacataagggtaattttgaaaaaataaattaatttttttcttgattatataaatggacacttattttggaccaaaataaaaagataaattgatcacttattgtgaaccgaaGAAATTatacttcttcttttattttgttaatTCTATGACAAAGAATATAAAAGTATCAATAgtaaattgatcacttattgtgaTAACAGGAATTAtacttcttcttttgttttgttaATTCTATGACAAAGGATGTAAAAGTATTAATAGTAAATGTTATGTGACAACATCGGAAGGGAAAAggcagaaaagaaacaaaaagggaAAAGGCGAGCTCCTTGCAAAGAGGAAGAGCAACGAGAAACCCACGTGTCGTGCCCAAAATCAATCAATACACGCAAGCTAAGCGTAACGTCATCAACGAACTAGTAATATATATAATCAAATTCAAAGCTACCCTTCTGAGTTATGATTACGCAAAGACGCAAACTTCACAACTTCTTTATTTAGTACATCTAAAATACGTAAAGAGTATATCCAATTTTGTATCTATCTAAAAAGTTAAAACTGTTATGTAAGTGATATTTTATATGTCAATGCCATACATTATGGGTGATTtatgtggtgtccaattttcgcGTGCATTGATTCTAGAAGAACCCGGTTCTTttaagtgttccttaacctactattgctGAAATAATAAATGctgaaagtaaagaacacaagtatttttacgtgaaaaatacccggctcaaaaggtgaaaaaaccacgacctactactcagtaagATTTTCCCCAACACTTTACTAAATCACTcagccaaaacatcatttacaaagACTATTTGTAAACCTCttatcccgttgtggcaaccagcctctaactgttgcgacaacttcaagttaactctaacttgaatactcagagtacctatTATTATTGCTTccagataaagctgaaaggtacaatttgaaaaccacctactacaattgaactagaacaaaagacggacacttggaactggttcttctatctagttcatgtagcttcaggttcgcacacttgaatcacacaagaattgcttgcaaaatgccttgatattttgctctcaactcacgtttaacttctgcttttgtgtacctgtagaatgagaacatcctgcaatatatagagttagtagaataagaaacaactagagttctaatgctactcttccttggtggaagagttctagttatcctTAACTTCTAACTCCTcacttatcttggatagtgttctctttgagtaaggagtcattctccttatcaaatatgcaaATTTTTCaatcaggagatatcagatataacaagttaagcttatctccttcacgtgcatccctcATGCTCGAATCTGCCTGTGTCTGTGTACACAGGGGATGGACTCGGTTCATGCCTGAgattcctttgtcaatcttcaaaacaaaactccacttgggccaacaaatttcccttttttgataatgacaaactctgtgcttttcataagcttaggccATGTTTCAACTCAGCCCAACATTAACACAATGTTAGAACATTTTACCTTTTTAAAGTAACTTATCATCAAGGaacaggttcattaggttataaacatcactgtcCAAAGTGAAAGCATAACTTTTtctccccttttggcatcatcgaaaagttgcataataaTGTTAGATAACCATATTTTAAATAAAACTTACTCATagccactggggctacttcacATGCAAttatggattaatcatcatatatcaatctaaggatattagccatctaagaaatacaaacaaacagttagagcaaaagacagtgaatttcattgattgataagatcctaccacaaagcataagaagaaataaaaatattggaacatgagcaaaagaaacaaaaaaatccCGAATTGGGTCACTGGTTGATCTACACTATGCTAGGAGGCTTAAGGctgggaaggaccaggttcttgaTTTTTGGCTTGGAGTAGTTTCAGCATGTCTTGAagaatgtcatcattcttctccttttcttttgccaGCTCagctctgagagcatctctcttagTCTCCACTtctgccaacctcttcttcagcctatcaatctcagcatccttaagATGAACCAAGGCTCGCACTTTGCTATTCACtggtacctttttggatgaaccaTGTTCTTTAGGAGTGGtttggacttcatagtcacaagcagtCAGAGTATTTTCCCCAAAATGATCCTTGCTTGTAACAACCTCCCATTTTTTGATGGGTACCTTGAAGTGTGCAAGTACAGCTGTGAGAATAAAGCCATAGGGTATGGCATGAGTCTTGGTGCCATTTAGAACCCTATCAAGAAGCTGGATTATAGACCCAGGCCAATTAATCTTCCTCCCACTGTCCAAACACTCCATGAGGACCAAGTCCATGAATGTTTTAATGCGCCTCCTTTCTTGCTTTGTAGCAACCTCATAAATAGTTTCAGGAGTAACTTTAGGGACAGATGATACATGTTCAGTCTCAGAAGAAACCGTTTCTTCTCCCTCAGTAGCAGACTTAAATGAGTCTTCAGATTTCTGAGGTTCCTGGACCTGGCTATCCTTCAATTGCTTATCTAATTTCTTAGATAATGCGCTCCTAGCCCCAGTCTTGAGAGCAAATGTCTTAGTTCTTCCTTTCTTAGATAGATGTGTGGTTGAAGGTGTGATAGATGGTGTGGGGGTGGTTTCCTTGGGTGGGGATGGAGGATTTTCATAAGGGTTTGCCATTTTTGAGTTTGGGAGCTTTAGAAAACGAGTTTGTGTGAGAGTAGAAGAGGAGAGAAGTTTGAGAGAATTTGGATggtttgaaaatttagaagtgaAGAAACAAATGAATCCTAATCAATATAAAGTGGAGGATTTCACTTGAGTAACGGCAGCTTTTGCAGAAGTCTACTCAAGCTGCAAGTCAGTTTGAAAAGACGTTCAAGACTATCCCTAGAATCTAGACACTTAATGCGGTTAGGACTTCTTTTGAACGGAACTGGTTCATTTTGTAACGGATAAGTCCAAAAAGGATTTGGGATTAGATGGAACTCTTCTTTTAATCATTATCTAAatataattattataaattatgcagagtgtagaatACATACCAAGTAATCTTGATGAACTAGGTTCTTCACTGAGAAATTTCTTGTGTAAGTctgaatttttcaagaaaatagagataatatcattagagattaatgagtcattttagaaCATGGCATAGgagtatactattgaaagtatgatactgagcaaaatctaatctaactatatacaaaatttacagattttctaaccaaaaaaaaaaattattttttttattttttattttgattgtgAAATTTTGAACTGGTCcatttaggtgatcttaatcatccctaattctaaatttttcctttcaaagtgatctctacttagagaTTTTgtaagatgtcagctatttgcttgtcagtagtaAAACATTCTACAGTGATCAAACCCTTttttcatagttgtccctcaaaaagtgatgccaAACATCTATGTACTTAGTTCTCTTGTGATGAatcgggttcttggtcatactaattgcactatttttatcacaaaagatggtgatacaaccaacatcaattccaaagtccattaattattgtttgatccacaacaattgagcacaacatgaagcaacAGCAACATACttagcttcagcagtagataaggccacataattttgctttttggtggcccaagatacaagacatgagccaagaaagtgtgccatacctaaagtgctctttctatccacaaggaaacctgtataatcagcatcagcatatcccactagattgaaattactaccttttggataccatagacaaaggtcagtggtgccttttaggtatctcaaaatcctcttgacagcagtcaagtgagactcctttggattcgCTTAAAATcttgcacaaaggcctacactgaaaacaatgttaGGTCTGCTAGAAGTGA
Proteins encoded in this window:
- the LOC107789328 gene encoding caffeoyl-CoA O-methyltransferase 3, whose protein sequence is MATNGENGRHQEVGHKSLLQSDALYQYILETSVYPREPEPMKELREITAKHPWNIMTTSADEGQFLSMLLKLINAKNTMEIGVFTGYSLLATAMALPDDGKILAMDINRDNYEIGLPVIEKAGLAHKIEFKEGPALPVLDQMIEDGKYHGSYDFIFVDADKDNYLNYHKRLIDLVKVGGLIGYDNTLWNGSVVAPPDAPLRKYVRYYRDFVLELNKALAADSRIEICQLPVGDGITLCRRIS